One region of Silene latifolia isolate original U9 population unplaced genomic scaffold, ASM4854445v1 scaffold_57, whole genome shotgun sequence genomic DNA includes:
- the LOC141639811 gene encoding uncharacterized protein LOC141639811, which translates to MAEKRKQVLVPTQPKKRGYISWNSQMDALLISVLYNQVSQGNKGDGDWKPQAYQAVVDEVRSKLNVSVTTENVRNRVRIWRRHYGTIMEIRTKTKFKWDEERKMVLVSRDDQDEWDTYIKANPLASSYANKYIEHWDDISILLGPDDAVGDGGEHYDEGATMMDEEACDGSTSSIDTTSTSSKKKRKSDSLADAVTQVANTLQSYVEARLKATPTLGGKEVFDEVSKVVGILCPQILQAVNMFVEAPVKFQVLKDLPSDQKLDWILLCLDERNRAF; encoded by the exons ATGGCTGAAAAAAGAAAGCAAGTTTTGGTTCCTACACAACCAAAGAAGAGAGGATATATTTCTTGGAATAGCCAAATGGATGCTCTTTTAATTTCAGTGTTGTATAATCAAGTAAGTCAAGGAAACAAGGGAGATGGAGATTGGAAGCCTCAAGCCTACCAAGCGGTGGTAGATGAGGTAAGAAGCAAGCTAAATGTATCCGTTACTACTGAAAATGTGAGGAATCGTGTCAGGATTTGGAGAAGGCACTATGGAACTATCATGGAGATAAGAACCAAAACTAAATTCAAGTGGGATGAGGAGAGAAAGATGGTGTTAGTATCACGTGACGATCAGGATGAATGGGATACATATATCAAG GCCAACCCACTTGCTTCATCTTATGCCAATAAATATATCGAGCATTGGGATGATATATCGATATTACTTGGACCCGATGATGCTGTTGGTGATGGAGGGGAGCACTATGATGAGGGTGCTACTATGATGGATGAGGAAGCATGTGATGGTTCGACTTCTAGCATCGATACTACTTCAACAAGCTCCAAAAAGAAGCGAAAAAGTGATAGTCTAGCTGATGCGGTTACTCAAGTTGCTAACACACTCCAAAGTTATGTTGAAGCTAGACTAAAAGCAACTCCAACTTTGGGAGGAAAAGAGGTATTTGATGAGGTTTCCAAAGTTGTTGGCATCCTATGTCCTCAGATTCTACAAGCCGTAAATATGTTCGTGGAGGCGCCGGTGAAATTTCAAGTTCTCAAAGACCTTCCGAGTGATCAAAAATTAGATTGGATTTTGCTTTGTCTTGATGAGCGTAATCGAGCATTCTAG